From the Leucobacter tenebrionis genome, one window contains:
- a CDS encoding ABC transporter ATP-binding protein: MARLVLDQITREFGDFVATDRISLTIEDGDFLVLLGPSGCGKTTLLRMIAGLLEPTSGSIRIDDEDITALPARKRDLAMVFQSYALYPHLSVEKNLAFPLKARRTPKAEIETRVRAAAESVEIDHLLDRKPKELSGGQRQRVAVARALVREPKAFLMDEPLSNLDAKLRTATRRELAALHRKLGATFVYVTHDQIEAMTMATRIALLNGGRIEQYGTPEELYDAPSSVFAAGFIGSPAMNLLNASLTTTDGKITVLAPGVEAVLWEGATAERDIVIGVRPEHLSMHAGGAPEAVPTAGVALRGTVDLVENLGREQLVHCIVGEDRVTVSCPREERWSAGDLVVLAAPVARVHLFDRASGRRLEWRADAADDAAAPNGADASIASPVSSAAPAALAASAGPAVR; encoded by the coding sequence ATGGCCAGACTCGTGCTCGACCAGATCACCCGGGAGTTCGGCGATTTCGTCGCGACCGACCGCATCTCGCTCACCATCGAGGACGGCGACTTCCTCGTGCTGCTCGGCCCCTCGGGCTGCGGCAAGACCACGCTGCTGCGCATGATCGCCGGTCTGCTCGAGCCGACGAGCGGCAGCATCAGGATCGACGACGAGGACATCACCGCGCTGCCCGCCCGCAAGCGCGACCTGGCGATGGTGTTCCAGAGCTACGCGCTCTACCCGCACCTCTCGGTCGAGAAGAACCTCGCCTTCCCGCTCAAAGCCCGGAGGACTCCCAAGGCCGAGATCGAGACGCGCGTGCGAGCCGCCGCCGAGTCTGTCGAGATCGACCACCTGCTCGACCGCAAACCCAAGGAACTCTCGGGCGGTCAGCGTCAGCGCGTCGCCGTCGCGCGCGCTCTCGTGCGCGAGCCCAAGGCCTTCCTCATGGACGAGCCGCTCTCCAACCTCGACGCCAAGCTGCGCACCGCCACCCGCCGTGAGCTCGCGGCCCTGCACCGCAAGCTCGGAGCCACCTTCGTCTACGTGACCCACGACCAGATCGAGGCGATGACGATGGCCACGAGGATCGCGCTGCTCAACGGCGGGCGGATCGAGCAGTACGGCACCCCCGAGGAACTCTACGACGCCCCGAGCTCCGTCTTCGCCGCCGGGTTCATCGGATCCCCGGCGATGAATCTGCTGAACGCCTCGCTCACCACGACCGACGGCAAGATCACCGTGCTCGCCCCCGGCGTCGAGGCCGTGCTCTGGGAGGGCGCGACCGCGGAGCGCGACATCGTGATCGGCGTGCGGCCGGAGCACCTCAGCATGCACGCGGGCGGCGCCCCCGAGGCGGTGCCCACGGCGGGCGTCGCCCTGCGCGGCACCGTCGACCTCGTCGAGAATCTCGGCCGCGAGCAACTCGTGCACTGCATCGTCGGCGAGGATCGCGTCACCGTCTCGTGCCCGCGCGAGGAGCGCTGGAGCGCGGGCGACCTCGTCGTGCTCGCCGCCCCCGTCGCCCGCGTCCACCTCTTCGACCGCGCGAGCGGTCGCCGCCTCGAATGGCGGGCCGACGCCGCAGACGACGCGGCCGCCCCGAACGGCGCAGACGCGTCGATCGCATCGCCGGTGTCGTCCGCGGCAC